Proteins encoded within one genomic window of Paramisgurnus dabryanus chromosome 13, PD_genome_1.1, whole genome shotgun sequence:
- the LOC135727913 gene encoding uncharacterized protein yields the protein MDSITLRTQRITTAEDMRNQTQLLSYSWEEYLTPAPLSIAILGELACISSTSDFSINRNPPAGGYKHIRYPESFRACLMQVCNSGWWAFNEAHKNMDKISLHTARVPDYMKTAVKLLFCGNNEVIEAHLPNQLKSIGVIADECLKLSIETEAYFSKVVNIIQELFEACLNSKTFYGKEMQEMKRKLEEAKIREQSAKETKRRMEKAIKDIDAEVKQARESYKKALDSLPTGWNLIGMEIVGGIFQSVNALVNGLAAFIAKPTRSAKKAAKGQRRPRGGSDVIVIDDIISCSKSAEILALVLAIEENMFAGGKENEIDWKNLYDQMENYTKTDFIEKQFKRINGDLEKVSDCQSKAQAQVLCQKAINICRQLARYAPEGKCDKATCMKIIQEVLDLKNSACVFDSKSKALTQSPAISPQPPMMFKKTTEQKNMNPAQRASENARFAIEQCQAQLQKAMELREKSVQSQEENMKELDEILIVMRKCELDEINFETTIKMLTKGMDAIGKLQMRWQKMVQFFQMISNLVQTNLNPDLKDFVLTCSNPKGLSYDPNSFAIDLLYNQAFKVSDIASLVSMISRTYTQVSNKYLMDNVGTLSVLMAMDKSDPEFGEKRKRFQDSCQDAQNGISKFVKEKKQEYNRKSIGRQQQIQQELLAILPKVSQEKAKKICENVQAGFSEEEAAEYI from the coding sequence ATGGATTCCATCACTTTGAGAACCCAACGCATTACCACTGCAGAGGACATGAGAAACCAAACTCAACTGCTGTCTTATTCATGGGAAGAGTATTTGACCCCGGCACCACTATCCATAGCTATTTTGGGTGAGCTGGCATGCATCTCCTCCACCTCAGATTTCTCTATCAATAGAAATCCCCCCGCAGGTGGTTACAAACACATCAGATACCCAGAATCCTTTCGAGCTTGCCTCATGCAAGTGTGTAACTCTGGTTGGTGGGCATTTAATGAGGCCCATAAAAACATGGATAAAATAAGTCTCCATACTGCCCGGGTTCCAGATTACATGAAGACCGCAGTGAAGCTTCTGTTCTGTGGCAATAATGAAGTCATTGAAGCACATCTTCCTAATCAGCTAAAGAGTATCGGAGTCATTGCAGATGAATGTCTTAAATTGTCAATTGAAACAGAAGCCTATTTCAGCAAGGTGGTCAACATTATCCAGGAACTATTTGAAGCATGCTTGAATTCAAAGACATTTTATGGAAAAGAGATGCAGGAGATGAAGAGGAAACTAGAAGAGGCTAAAATAAGAGAGCAGTCAGCAAAAGAAACCAAGAGAAGAATGGAGAAAGCAATAAAAGACATTGACGCTGAAGTAAAGCAAGCTAGAGAAAGCTACAAGAAAGCACTGGATTCTCTTCCAACTGGATGGAATTTGATTGGGATGGAAATTGTTGGAGGAATATTTCAGAGCGTCAATGCACTTGTGAATGGGCTGGCAGCCTTTATAGCCAAGCCAACTCGAAGCGCAAAGAAGGCTGCTAAAGGTCAGCGTCGACCGAGAGGTGGAAGCGATGTGATCGTGATTGATGACATCATATCATGCAGTAAGTCTGCTGAAATTCTTGCCCTTGTGCTTGCTATCGAGGAAAATATGTTTGCGGGTGGCAAAGAGAATGAGATTGACTGGAAGAATCTCTATGATCAGATGGAGAATTATACAAAAACTGATTTCATAGAAAAGCAGTTTAAAAGAATTAATGGCGATTTAGAGAAAGTCTCAGATTGCCAGAGCAAGGCCCAAGCGCAGGTGTTATGCCAAAAGGCCATCAACATATGTAGGCAGTTAGCACGTTATGCACCAGAAGGCAAATGTGACAAAGCCACATGCATGAAGATAATACAGGAGGTCCTGGATTTAAAAAATTCTGCCTGTGTTTTTGATAGCAAAAGCAAAGCTTTGACACAGTCCCCAGCTATTTCTCCACAACCACCGatgatgtttaaaaaaacaaccgAGCAAAAGAATATGAATCCAGCACAAAGGGCTTCGGAGAATGCACGATTCGCCATAGAACAATGCCAAGCTCAGTTGCAAAAGGCGATGGAGCTCAGAGAAAAAAGTGTGCAGAGTCAAGAAGAAAACATGAAGGAATTAGACGAAATCCTGATCGTTATGCGAAAATGTGAACTCGATGAAATCAACTTTGAAACCACCATAAAGATGCTGACCAAAGGTATGGATGCCATAGGAAAATTGCAGATGCGTTGGCAGAAAATGGTTCAATTCTTTCAGATGATTTCCAACCTTGTGCAAACCAACCTCAATCCAGATCTCAAAGACTTTGTCTTAACATGCTCAAACCCCAAAGGCCTATCCTATGATCCCAATTCATTCGCAATAGACCTCCTCTACAACCAAGCCTTCAAAGTCAGTGACATTGCTAGTCTGGTCAGTATGATCTCAAGAACATACACACAGGTGTCCAACAAGTACCTGATGGATAATGTCGGCACACTGAGCGTTCTGATGGCCATGGATAAAAGTGATCCAGAATTTGGGGAGAAGCGTAAGAGGTTCCAGGACTCGTGTCAGGATGCACAAAATGGCATTTCAAAGTTTGTTAAGGAGAAAAAGCAAGAGTATAATAGAAAAAGCATTGGAAGACAACAACAGATTCAGCAAGAGTTGCTGGCCATTCTTCCCAAAGTTTCTCAAGAGAAAGCCAAGAAAATTTGTGAGAATGTGCAAGCTGGATTCAGTGAGGAAGAAGCAGCTGAATACATCTGA
- the LOC135727914 gene encoding macrophage mannose receptor 1 isoform X1 gives MFFFLIIFGLLTCTLGQKSHQYHIISIGKNWTEAQSYCRATYTDLATVNNADEMNSLFKSISDVSQDMYIGLYRGQVFRWHWSLTDTSYKNWKSGISDGNQEACAVMDGTNGKWFIDKCDSKRPFVCFNATASKKFILITDNKPWTDAQEYCRTFHTDLANPKDSSENQDVKNTAKINVWIGLFKDSWTWSDQSSISFRFWSSSLSSSPSSGQDCASVMVNQTGRWNEVQCSVPLYFICHGDLKSQPTTKPMTRPAATQNHNTTSFAPSSSLTPPQNITEKKNTDTQPTQILHTTTNNTTGAVKDNLILVNENMTWLEAVSYCRKHHVDLVSIHSQELQDRTAQKATQASTSHIWLGLRYTCKFNFWFWIKNTETGCYQNWAPGHGPYGYKECELSGAMESTGGHQWVGRPGSDRLNFICYNCVNCQLCNDVF, from the exons ATGTTCTTCTTTCTCATCATCTTCG GACTCCTCACCTGCACTTTAGGCCAAAAATCTCACCAGTATCACATAATAAGCATAGGAAAGAACTGGACTGAGGCTCAGAGTTACTGCCGAGCAACGTACACAGATCTGGCAACTGTAAATAATGCAGATGAGATGAACAGCTTGTTCAAAAGCATATCAGATGTGTCACAAGATATGTATATTGGACTTTATAGAGGTCAAGTGTTCAGATGGCACTGGTCTCTGACAGACACTTCTTACAAAAACTGGAAATCTGGAATTTCAGATGGAAATCAAGAGGCTTGTGCCGTAATGGATGGGACCAATGGAAAGTGGTTCATTGATAAATGTGATTCAAAGAGACCATTTGTCTGTTTTAATG CAACAGCCAGTAAAAAGTTTATTCTCATTACTGATAACAAGCCCTGGACGGACGCCCAAGAATATTGCAGAACCTTTCACACAGATCTAGCCAATCCCAAAGACTCCTCAGAAAATCAAGACGTCAAAAACACTGCAAAGATAAATGTGTGGATTGGATTATTTAAGGACTCTTGGACGTGGTCGGATCAGAGCAGCATATCCTTTCGTTTCTGGAGCTCCAGTCTATCAAGCAGCCCCAGCAGTGGTCAGGACTGTGCTTCAGTAATGGTGAACCAAACAGGGAGATGGAATGAGGTCCAATGTAGTGTCCCTCTGTACTTCATCTGTCATGGTG ATCTGAAATCTCAACCAACCACTAAACCAATGACACGACCAGCAGCCACTCAGAATCACAACACCACATCTTTTGCACCTTCAT CTTCCCTTACGCCACCTCAAAACATTACAGAGAAGAAAAATACAGACACACAACCAACACAAATACTACACACAACCACAAATAACACAACAGGTGCAGTAAAGG ATAACTTGATTCTGGTGAATGAAAACATGACATGGCTGGAAGCTGTTAGTTATTGCAGAAAGCATCATGTGGACCTGGTCTCCATTCACAGTCAAGAGCTTCAAGATAGGACAGCACAGAAAGCCACCCAGGCCTCCACTTCCCACATATGGCTTGGTCTCCGTTATACATGCAAATTCAACTTCTGGTTCTGGATAAAGAACACAGAAACTGGCTGCTACCAGAACTGGGCACCTGGCCATGGGCCATATGGTTATAAGGAGTGTGAACTGTCAGGAGCTATGGAGTCCACTGGGGGGCATCAGTGGGTAGGGAGACCAGGGAGCGACAGGCTTAATTTCATCTGTTATAATTGTGTAAATTGCCAGTTATGCAATGATGTATTTTAA
- the LOC135727914 gene encoding macrophage mannose receptor 1 isoform X2, which produces MFFFLIIFGLLTCTLGQKSHQYHIISIGKNWTEAQSYCRATYTDLATVNNADEMNSLFKSISDVSQDMYIGLYRGQVFRWHWSLTDTSYKNWKSGISDGNQEACAVMDGTNGKWFIDKCDSKRPFVCFNATASKKFILITDNKPWTDAQEYCRTFHTDLANPKDSSENQDVKNTAKINVWIGLFKDSWTWSDQSSISFRFWSSSLSSSPSSGQDCASVMVNQTGRWNEVQCSVPLYFICHGDLKSQPTTKPMTRPAATQNHNTTSFAPSYNLILVNENMTWLEAVSYCRKHHVDLVSIHSQELQDRTAQKATQASTSHIWLGLRYTCKFNFWFWIKNTETGCYQNWAPGHGPYGYKECELSGAMESTGGHQWVGRPGSDRLNFICYNCVNCQLCNDVF; this is translated from the exons ATGTTCTTCTTTCTCATCATCTTCG GACTCCTCACCTGCACTTTAGGCCAAAAATCTCACCAGTATCACATAATAAGCATAGGAAAGAACTGGACTGAGGCTCAGAGTTACTGCCGAGCAACGTACACAGATCTGGCAACTGTAAATAATGCAGATGAGATGAACAGCTTGTTCAAAAGCATATCAGATGTGTCACAAGATATGTATATTGGACTTTATAGAGGTCAAGTGTTCAGATGGCACTGGTCTCTGACAGACACTTCTTACAAAAACTGGAAATCTGGAATTTCAGATGGAAATCAAGAGGCTTGTGCCGTAATGGATGGGACCAATGGAAAGTGGTTCATTGATAAATGTGATTCAAAGAGACCATTTGTCTGTTTTAATG CAACAGCCAGTAAAAAGTTTATTCTCATTACTGATAACAAGCCCTGGACGGACGCCCAAGAATATTGCAGAACCTTTCACACAGATCTAGCCAATCCCAAAGACTCCTCAGAAAATCAAGACGTCAAAAACACTGCAAAGATAAATGTGTGGATTGGATTATTTAAGGACTCTTGGACGTGGTCGGATCAGAGCAGCATATCCTTTCGTTTCTGGAGCTCCAGTCTATCAAGCAGCCCCAGCAGTGGTCAGGACTGTGCTTCAGTAATGGTGAACCAAACAGGGAGATGGAATGAGGTCCAATGTAGTGTCCCTCTGTACTTCATCTGTCATGGTG ATCTGAAATCTCAACCAACCACTAAACCAATGACACGACCAGCAGCCACTCAGAATCACAACACCACATCTTTTGCACCTTCAT ATAACTTGATTCTGGTGAATGAAAACATGACATGGCTGGAAGCTGTTAGTTATTGCAGAAAGCATCATGTGGACCTGGTCTCCATTCACAGTCAAGAGCTTCAAGATAGGACAGCACAGAAAGCCACCCAGGCCTCCACTTCCCACATATGGCTTGGTCTCCGTTATACATGCAAATTCAACTTCTGGTTCTGGATAAAGAACACAGAAACTGGCTGCTACCAGAACTGGGCACCTGGCCATGGGCCATATGGTTATAAGGAGTGTGAACTGTCAGGAGCTATGGAGTCCACTGGGGGGCATCAGTGGGTAGGGAGACCAGGGAGCGACAGGCTTAATTTCATCTGTTATAATTGTGTAAATTGCCAGTTATGCAATGATGTATTTTAA
- the rxrbb gene encoding retinoic acid receptor RXR-beta-B isoform X1: MKRCFKGHKPAVGGRGVCWCASMSSLPPSTSAVSSPVSSVDSPLSAVSSSIGSPGVPGTPSVGYGPNSNPQINSSMSVSGLHAVSSSDDVKPPFGLKSVGGSGPMLSQKRMCAICGDRSSGKHYGVYSCEGCKGFFKRTVRKDLSYTCRDNKECLVDKRQRNRCQYCRYQKCLATGMKREAVQDERQKGKERDGDYECSSAVNEEMPVEKILEAETAVEHRTDLHSDVTASPNDPVTNICQAADKQLFTLVEWAKKIPHFSELPLDDQVILLRAGWNELLIAAFSHRSISVKDEILLATGLHVSRESTHNLGVEAFFDRESAQSAEVGALFDRVLTELVCKMRDMQMDKTELGCLRAIVLFNPDAKGLTSTSEVELLREKVYASLETYCKQKYPDQQGRFAKLLLRLPALRSIGLKCLEHLFFFKLIGDTPIDTFLMEMLESPH; the protein is encoded by the exons ATGAAACGATGCTTTAAAGGACACAAGCCTGCTGTCGGAGGACGAGGTGTTTGTTGG TGCGCATCTATGAGCTCCCTACCGCCCTCCACTTCAGCCGTCAGTAGCCCTGTCAGCTCCGTAGATTCGCCACTGTCAGCCGTCAGCTCATCCATCGGTTCTCCCGGCGTTCCCGGCACCCCATCTGTCGGCTATGGACCCAACAGCAACCCTCAG ATAAACTCCTCGATGTCTGTCTCTGGGTTACATGCTGTCAGTAGCTCTGATGATGTGAAACCCCCGTTTGGCCTAAAGTCTGTCGGTGGCTCCGGGCCAATGCTGTCCCAGAAACGCATGTGTGCCATTTGTGGGGATCGCTCATCTG GGAAGCATTATGGTGTGTACAGTTGTGAAGGCTGTAAGGGTTTCTTCAAACGCACAGTGAGGAAAGACCTGAGCTACACCTGCAGGGACAACAAGGAGTGTCTGGTTGATAAACGCCAACGCAACCGCTGTCAGTACTGCCGCTATCAGAAGTGCCTGGCTACGGGAATGAAAAGAGAGG CTGTTCAGGACGAGCGTCAGAAGGGGAAGGAACGGGATGGGGATTATGAATGCAGCAGCGCAGTGAATGAGGAGATGCCCGTGGAGAAGATTCTAGAGGCTGAGACGGCCGTGGAGCACAGGACAGACCTGCACTCGGATGTTACTGCTTCA CCTAAtgatccagtcactaacatttGCCAGGCTGCAGACAAACAGCTCTTTACTTTGGTGGAGTGGGCCAAGAAGATCCCTCACTTCTCTGAGCTGCCATTGGACGACCAAGTTATCCTCCTCAGGGCTG GATGGAATGAGCTTCTGATCGCTGCATTCTCTCATCGCTCCATCAGTGTAAAGGATGAGATCCTGTTGGCCACAGGTCTGCATGTTTCCAGAGAAAGCACTCACAACTTGGGTGTGGAGGCCTTTTTTGACAG GGAGAGTGCACAAAGTGCAGAGGTGGGAGCTTTAtttgacag GGTGTTGACTGAGTTGGTCTGTAAGATGCGGGATATGCAGATGGACAAGACAGAACTCGGCTGTCTGCGCGCCATAGTCCTGTTCAACCCAG ATGCCAAAGGTCTGACTAGCACCAGTGAGGTAGAGCTTCTCCGAGAGAAAGTTTACGCGTCCCTGGAGACCTACTGCAAGCAGAAATACCCTGATCAGCAGGGAAG ATTTGCCAAGCTTCTCCTCCGGCTTCCTGCATTGCGTTCGATTGGCCTTAAATGTCTGGAGCACCTTTTCTTCTTCAAGCTGATTGGAGACACCCCCATTGACACTTTCCTAATGGAGATGCTGGAGTCACCCCACTAG
- the rxrbb gene encoding retinoic acid receptor RXR-beta-B isoform X2 gives MSSLPPSTSAVSSPVSSVDSPLSAVSSSIGSPGVPGTPSVGYGPNSNPQINSSMSVSGLHAVSSSDDVKPPFGLKSVGGSGPMLSQKRMCAICGDRSSGKHYGVYSCEGCKGFFKRTVRKDLSYTCRDNKECLVDKRQRNRCQYCRYQKCLATGMKREAVQDERQKGKERDGDYECSSAVNEEMPVEKILEAETAVEHRTDLHSDVTASPNDPVTNICQAADKQLFTLVEWAKKIPHFSELPLDDQVILLRAGWNELLIAAFSHRSISVKDEILLATGLHVSRESTHNLGVEAFFDRESAQSAEVGALFDRVLTELVCKMRDMQMDKTELGCLRAIVLFNPDAKGLTSTSEVELLREKVYASLETYCKQKYPDQQGRFAKLLLRLPALRSIGLKCLEHLFFFKLIGDTPIDTFLMEMLESPH, from the exons ATGAGCTCCCTACCGCCCTCCACTTCAGCCGTCAGTAGCCCTGTCAGCTCCGTAGATTCGCCACTGTCAGCCGTCAGCTCATCCATCGGTTCTCCCGGCGTTCCCGGCACCCCATCTGTCGGCTATGGACCCAACAGCAACCCTCAG ATAAACTCCTCGATGTCTGTCTCTGGGTTACATGCTGTCAGTAGCTCTGATGATGTGAAACCCCCGTTTGGCCTAAAGTCTGTCGGTGGCTCCGGGCCAATGCTGTCCCAGAAACGCATGTGTGCCATTTGTGGGGATCGCTCATCTG GGAAGCATTATGGTGTGTACAGTTGTGAAGGCTGTAAGGGTTTCTTCAAACGCACAGTGAGGAAAGACCTGAGCTACACCTGCAGGGACAACAAGGAGTGTCTGGTTGATAAACGCCAACGCAACCGCTGTCAGTACTGCCGCTATCAGAAGTGCCTGGCTACGGGAATGAAAAGAGAGG CTGTTCAGGACGAGCGTCAGAAGGGGAAGGAACGGGATGGGGATTATGAATGCAGCAGCGCAGTGAATGAGGAGATGCCCGTGGAGAAGATTCTAGAGGCTGAGACGGCCGTGGAGCACAGGACAGACCTGCACTCGGATGTTACTGCTTCA CCTAAtgatccagtcactaacatttGCCAGGCTGCAGACAAACAGCTCTTTACTTTGGTGGAGTGGGCCAAGAAGATCCCTCACTTCTCTGAGCTGCCATTGGACGACCAAGTTATCCTCCTCAGGGCTG GATGGAATGAGCTTCTGATCGCTGCATTCTCTCATCGCTCCATCAGTGTAAAGGATGAGATCCTGTTGGCCACAGGTCTGCATGTTTCCAGAGAAAGCACTCACAACTTGGGTGTGGAGGCCTTTTTTGACAG GGAGAGTGCACAAAGTGCAGAGGTGGGAGCTTTAtttgacag GGTGTTGACTGAGTTGGTCTGTAAGATGCGGGATATGCAGATGGACAAGACAGAACTCGGCTGTCTGCGCGCCATAGTCCTGTTCAACCCAG ATGCCAAAGGTCTGACTAGCACCAGTGAGGTAGAGCTTCTCCGAGAGAAAGTTTACGCGTCCCTGGAGACCTACTGCAAGCAGAAATACCCTGATCAGCAGGGAAG ATTTGCCAAGCTTCTCCTCCGGCTTCCTGCATTGCGTTCGATTGGCCTTAAATGTCTGGAGCACCTTTTCTTCTTCAAGCTGATTGGAGACACCCCCATTGACACTTTCCTAATGGAGATGCTGGAGTCACCCCACTAG